In the genome of Deinococcus reticulitermitis, one region contains:
- a CDS encoding bifunctional diguanylate cyclase/phosphohydrolase — MTSSLTISLLLNFCLLITCAFVISLTYRERTPRFLAVLRLVLAAAATLLLAMASVEVAGGFRIDLRYVPVALVVLRYGPLLGAVIAAPMMVWRLYFNVDPSLDQVVWLHFLSVLAMSSLVRPLAHPLIEEMQPRRLWLAPIPFLGVGWGLWLTPEGRELFWLSYPPRLLLGTLGLMAALLILQSRLKLLRLAQALRDQASTDPLTGLPNRRAFDRDLGTLRDGEHLALLDLDHFKAVNDRYGHDGGDRALAQVGGLLRSFAPGELRAYRVGGEEFAALLSGTDSAAAIQILEGVRSASLGQPGGWMAETGERLTFSVGLATRRSGEDGAGLFRRADEALYLAKMNGRDRLVVWTPEQGGAGQGLLAQAGPGAALPALVQPRHSVWRSLRTTVQLLAQRRVLRDEDWAEVLRLAVDAVDGASCGTLDIRVRGTQFRMVAAVGYTQNLVGLALTEESQQSWYGRSREEWRAGVPRIVEREALSDAYALSDAELELPAARVLSAAGRREEITGNLCLPVVLGDEVVAHLNLDSLGGRGHLGAGSVEVAHLFAQQIAALLHLQGRWDELERLVALHERVSVMSAEELEAELTVSAAELLRAQWAALLRYDAEQDALISAGSGRYDPGLGPVYLPRGLGLSWAALDAGEVLRLANLGADARVYRRDQLGPGAMMAVPLRAEGGEPLGTLILTRPLERPFSEADAHLALLLGSLAARLLERAQHLVDLQATLDAALETMGVAVELRDAPTQQHTRRVTELAVSFGEALELGPVRLRGLRQGAALHDIGKLGVPDAVLLKPGPLNPQERALIETHPERGAALAAALPFLHPEAQGVIRSHHERWDGAGYPDRLIGEAIPLLARLFALCDVYEALISDRPYRGALTPAQALDVLTQGRGTHFDPALTDRFLELHAAGIFAHILPLTTPTPEAQLEQHGD; from the coding sequence GCTGGCGATGGCGAGTGTGGAGGTGGCGGGCGGGTTCCGCATCGACCTGCGCTACGTGCCCGTGGCGCTCGTGGTCCTGCGTTACGGACCGCTCCTGGGGGCGGTTATCGCCGCACCCATGATGGTGTGGCGGCTATATTTCAACGTCGATCCCAGCCTGGACCAGGTGGTCTGGCTGCACTTCCTGAGTGTGCTGGCCATGAGCAGCCTGGTGCGTCCCCTGGCCCACCCGCTGATCGAGGAGATGCAGCCCCGGCGGCTGTGGCTCGCGCCCATCCCTTTTCTGGGGGTGGGCTGGGGTCTGTGGCTGACCCCCGAGGGCCGTGAGCTGTTCTGGTTGTCCTACCCGCCGCGGCTGCTGCTGGGCACCCTGGGGCTGATGGCGGCGCTCCTGATTTTGCAGTCGCGGCTGAAACTGCTGCGTCTGGCGCAGGCGCTGCGCGACCAGGCCAGTACGGACCCGCTGACTGGCCTGCCCAACCGCCGGGCGTTCGACCGCGACCTCGGCACGCTGCGGGACGGCGAACACCTCGCGCTGCTCGATCTCGATCACTTCAAGGCGGTCAACGACCGGTACGGGCACGACGGCGGCGACCGGGCGCTCGCGCAGGTCGGTGGGCTGCTGCGCTCGTTTGCGCCGGGGGAGCTGCGGGCCTACCGGGTGGGGGGTGAGGAGTTCGCGGCGCTGCTGAGCGGCACGGACAGCGCCGCGGCGATCCAGATTCTCGAAGGGGTGCGCTCTGCCTCGCTGGGGCAGCCGGGTGGCTGGATGGCCGAGACAGGCGAGCGCCTCACGTTCTCGGTGGGGCTGGCGACCCGGCGCAGCGGTGAGGACGGCGCGGGCCTGTTCCGGCGGGCCGATGAGGCCCTGTACCTCGCCAAGATGAATGGCCGCGACCGGCTGGTGGTGTGGACCCCAGAGCAGGGCGGAGCGGGGCAGGGCCTCCTGGCACAGGCCGGGCCGGGCGCCGCGCTGCCCGCGCTGGTGCAGCCCCGGCACTCGGTGTGGCGGTCCCTGCGGACCACGGTGCAGCTGCTCGCCCAGCGGCGGGTGCTGCGTGACGAGGACTGGGCCGAGGTATTGCGGCTGGCGGTCGACGCCGTGGACGGCGCGAGCTGCGGCACCCTCGACATCCGGGTACGCGGCACGCAGTTCCGCATGGTGGCGGCGGTGGGCTACACCCAGAACCTCGTGGGACTGGCGCTGACCGAGGAGTCGCAGCAGTCCTGGTATGGCCGCTCCCGGGAAGAGTGGCGGGCCGGGGTGCCGCGCATCGTCGAGCGGGAAGCCCTCAGCGACGCCTATGCCCTCTCGGACGCCGAACTCGAGTTGCCGGCGGCGCGCGTACTCAGCGCTGCGGGCCGGCGCGAGGAAATCACGGGCAACCTCTGCCTGCCGGTGGTGTTGGGCGACGAGGTGGTGGCCCACCTCAATCTGGATTCGCTCGGGGGCAGGGGTCACCTCGGGGCCGGGTCGGTGGAGGTGGCGCACCTCTTCGCGCAGCAGATCGCCGCCCTGCTGCACCTCCAGGGCCGCTGGGATGAGCTCGAACGGCTGGTGGCGCTGCACGAGCGCGTGAGCGTCATGTCGGCCGAGGAGCTGGAGGCTGAACTCACCGTCTCTGCCGCCGAGCTGCTGCGGGCGCAGTGGGCGGCGCTGCTGCGCTACGACGCGGAGCAAGACGCCCTGATTTCTGCCGGCAGCGGACGCTACGATCCTGGGCTGGGGCCGGTCTACCTCCCGCGCGGTCTGGGCCTGTCCTGGGCCGCGCTGGACGCCGGCGAGGTGCTACGCCTCGCGAACCTGGGCGCCGACGCGCGGGTGTACCGGCGCGACCAGCTGGGCCCCGGCGCGATGATGGCCGTGCCGCTGCGCGCTGAAGGCGGCGAGCCGCTGGGCACCCTGATCCTGACCCGGCCGCTCGAACGGCCTTTTTCGGAGGCGGACGCGCACCTGGCGCTGCTGCTGGGTAGCCTCGCGGCACGGTTGCTGGAGCGCGCGCAGCACCTCGTCGACCTGCAGGCCACTCTGGACGCGGCGCTGGAGACGATGGGTGTGGCGGTCGAGTTGCGCGACGCCCCGACCCAGCAGCACACCCGCCGCGTCACCGAGCTGGCCGTCTCTTTTGGCGAAGCGCTGGAACTTGGGCCGGTCCGGCTGCGGGGCCTACGCCAGGGCGCGGCGCTGCACGACATCGGCAAACTGGGGGTGCCCGACGCGGTGCTGCTCAAGCCGGGACCCCTCAATCCGCAGGAACGTGCTCTGATCGAAACGCACCCGGAGCGCGGCGCGGCGCTCGCGGCGGCGCTTCCCTTTTTACATCCGGAGGCCCAGGGCGTGATCCGCTCGCACCATGAACGCTGGGACGGCGCCGGCTACCCTGACCGCCTGATCGGGGAGGCCATTCCTCTCCTGGCCCGGCTTTTTGCCCTGTGTGACGTCTACGAGGCCCTGATCAGCGACCGGCCTTACCGGGGGGCCCTCACGCCGGCCCAGGCACTCGACGTGCTCACTCAGGGACGCGGCACCCACTTCGATCCCGCCCTCACCGACCGCTTCCTGGAGTTGCACGCGGCGGGCATATTCGCCCACATCTTACCGCTCACCACCCCAACGCCTGAAGCGCAGCTGGAACAGCACGGCGATTGA